The Cinclus cinclus chromosome 3, bCinCin1.1, whole genome shotgun sequence genome has a window encoding:
- the DNAJC27 gene encoding dnaJ homolog subfamily C member 27, with protein MEANAAKRKEPRKALRVKVISMGNAEVGKSCIIKRYCEKRFVSKYLATIGIDYGVTKVQIRDREIKVNIFDMAGHPFFYEVRNEFYKDTQGVLLVYDVGSKESFDSLDSWLAEMKQELGPHGNLENVVVVVCANKVDSGKLRVVDESEGRLWAESRGFLYWETSAQSGEGIQEMFQSFYSSILDVCENGGKRPPGGSGLGFTREQAEAIRRIRSCRDSWEMLGIKPGASRDEVNKAYRKLAVLLHPDKCLAPGSEDAFKAVVNARTAILKNIK; from the exons ATGGAGGCGAACGCGGCGAAGCGGAAGGAGCCGCGCAAGGCGCTGCGGGTTAAAGTCATCTCCATGGGCAACGCTGAGGTGGGCAAG AGCTGCATCATCAAGCGGTATTGCGAGAAAAGGTTCGTGTCCAAGTACCTGGCGACCATCGGGATCGACTACGGGGTCACCAA GGTGCAGATCCGGGATCGGGAGATCAAGGTGAACATCTTCGACATGGCCGGACACCCCTTCTTCTACGAG GTGAGGAACGAGTTCTACAAGGACACGCAGGGGGTGCTGCTGGTGTACGACGTGGGATCCAAGGAATCCTTCGATTCCCTGGATTCCTGGCTGGCCGAGatgaagcaggagctggggcccCACGGGAACCTGGAGAACGTCGTGGTCGTCGTCTGCGCCaacaag GTGGACTCCGGGAAGCTCCGTGTGGTGGACGAGAGCGAGGGCCGGCTCTGGGCCGAGAGCCGCGGGTTCCTCTACTGGGAAACCTCGGCACAGAGCGGGGAGGGGATCCAGGAGAtgttccag AGTTTCTACTCGTCCATCCTGGACGTGTGTGAGAACGGCGGGAAGCGGCCGCCGGGCGGATCCGGGCTCGGGTTCACGCGGGAGCAGGCGGAGGCGATCCGAAGGATCcggagctgcagggacagctgggaaatgctgggaatcaAACCCGGAGCCTCCAG GGATGAGGTGAACAAGGCGTACCGGAAGCTCGCCGTGCTCCTGCATCCCGATAAATGTTTGGCTCCGGGAAGCGAGGACGCCTTCAAGGCCGTGGTGAACGCGCGGACGGCGATCCTGAAAAACATCAAAtag